ATAAAAGCTAATAATATAACTTTATGATATGTTTagccataaaaaattaaaagatcgtGAATTCATAGAAGGACAACCCAATTTTTAGGTCcttaaactatatattttatgattaaCGGTCCTTGAATTAAAGTTTGTCGCTCTCTGTTCCGTAAACTTATAAAAATGTGTCTTTAAGTTCTCCCTCTAAGAGTATGCTATTCCCAAATCAAAAATGGCGAGTCActtgttaaaaatatatatgccATATAACTAACAAAATTTCTTAACGGAGATCCATCGAAAGATTTGAAAACACATTTTTCTTGAATTGAGGGACCAGAAAGTCATAAAATTTAGTTCAGGGACCGATTAATTAAAAGACATTTAGTTTAATTACCTAATAATGGGTTAAAGCCTTTATAGAATTGTCATGTACTAAAAGACTTGTATCCCTAGAACTTCTTCGGTGGAACTTTTTGAAGATAAAAGAAACTGAGGTTTTTTTTGGTAGAAAAAagaagggttaatgtcaaaaaaaatcacaaactttacacgtttttctcattttaatcacgcattttaaattttctcattttcatgcacgaactaccactttttcccaaattcatgcacggcgctgaggtggcactcattcattggtgtaaaatgacctccacctcagcgaattatataatggagtcgtgacacctcagcaccgtgcatgaatttgagaaaaagtggtagttcatgcatgaaaataagaaattttaacATTAACCCAAAAAAGAAACCGAGTTATTTTAGTAGAATGAGTTATTTTAATATCCTTCAATGCAATTggagataaaagaaaaatagttattttaatagaatgttttttaagtaaattaatATTGTGTTACCTTTCCTCTCAGGAAAAGGAATATATGAAACTCAGTTATTGATTTCATATggaaatcaaatccaaatccaaagcGGATCAAATGTTAACCTATATATACCCTACAGCCTCTCCCTTTACTATATCATTCACCATTATTTGATTTCTTAGCTCTCAGAACCCTTTGCAAAGTATTACCATTAGCTTTTATATTTCGAAAAACCTGCCATCAAAATCATGCCGCAAAAGCCCGTTACTATCCGTCAAGTTTGGAGGAATAACCTGGATTATGAAATCTCACTAATACGGAGTTCACTGCCCTACTTCTGTGTCGTTTCTCTCGATACAGAATATCCCGGATCGGTGTATAAATCGACAGTAGAAAAGGAATTCCTGCCGCTAACCTCTCCTCAGCAAATTTATCATCTCATGCGCAGGAATGTTAACGATCTAAAGCTTCTGCAGCTTGGATTGACTCTTACAGACTCGAATGGACTCTTACCGTGCTTTGGTACTGCATCTTGCTATACCTGGCAGTTTAATTTTGGAGATTTCGACCTGCAGCATGATTTAAATAATCCAGAATCTATTAAATTTCTTGAGAAACAAGGAATAGATTTTCAGAAATTTAGAGAGAAGGGTATTGATTCTTCTGAATTCGCGAGGCTACTGTTTACTTCAGAACTAATCATGAAATATACCAACCTGATTTGGATCACTTTCCAAGGTTCTTATGATTTAGGtttcttaattaaattgttGAGTAACCAAAAGCTGCCTGATGAGATGGGATCGTTTTTTGGGTTAGTAAGACATTATCTGGGATACAGGGTATATGACGTGAAATTTATGAGTTATTTCAACGGATTGTATGGCGGATTAGAAAAAATTGCGAATTTGTTAGATGTTCCTCGAGTTGCTGGAAAAAGCCATCAAGCAGGATCTGATAGTTTATTAACTTTGCAATGTTTCATGAGATTGAAGAATGTTTATGCCATTGGTAATCATAGTTATTATTACACCGGCTCTATCAAAAGACACTGTAATGGCTACGAAGGATTGATGTACAGACTCTATCAGCAAATTGTTATGCACAACCTTCCATCCTGTTGATGATTATGGCGGACTCCGACGAATAGCAAATCTAAATGCAATCACTCATGAAGAATGAAGTGTATCAATACTTCTTGTCTTAGACAAGATTATTTGTGGATTATTtcaagtatattttaaaaaagttagttTCTCTTTGTTAAAGTTTAATCTAGCTAGTATTTTTATTGGTATGGTTATCAATATTTTCAGTTTAATTGTTGCAATGTAAATTTAGCAATATAGATTTTTTCCAGCGAAAttaatatctatatttttcatttactgttttattataattattgttaatttttcttactaaatacaaataatattatatatgatAGCTAATGACTTTTATtgttttatcgaattatttatgttaattaatgagatggaaaatattttaattattcagGTTTGCAGTAAAAAAGTTATGCAACATCAAGTGAACTGAGTATCTTGACTGTGTATCAAAATATATACTGACACATTTCCATTCATCACCGCACAGCAAACTAATTCCATAAAAGGGCTTGTAAACAAAAGATTAAAACGATATTCTTTAATTCAGaatcatatatatatgaaaaaaaattgtaactCTTTTGAATTATACGCCTTTATAAGTAATGTATGTAATGTCTGTACTTATACAAATATGTAGTACCAATCTTTTTAAAGAAGCAACCATGTTTATTCTTCTGGAGATTCTTTCAATGCCGTGATATTGGTCCTTTGGTTTTCCGGTAAAACTTCTGCCGGACCGGTTCCTCGTCCTCCATCCTGTTTCATCAtcatatcaaaaatttatatatttcaatCAAGAATTGATCAAAAACCTATTTGGTGCAGCTTTCAGAAGTAGAAATTtcagtttttctattttttatgagttttttaaattactttttacCTCATTAAAAGATACATCAGAAAATCTCTCTGCATATTCTGGATTTTCAAGTTGTAGAAAATAGTATATAACACGAAAATGCTGATAAATCTCATTCATCAACATTTCTCTCTCTTCCAATTGCTCAACCAACTCTTGCCTCAATATTTTGCTTTCTTCTTCAAGAAACTTCAATCTCTCCCTCAGCTGATAATTTTCAATACTCTCCATAACCTGTTTTCCATTCACTAACTCGTTTGAATTTGAAGCCTTTGAATCTGTTAACAATTTTCTTTGAACATCTTTTCTGATCGGTGGAATTTCATGTACCGGTTTCAGTTCATCGATACGTTTCGCCTTTCGACCGCTTGAACTACTCTTTAAATCCTTGACAGCTGAGAGATTCTGTTCTGAGGAGTAAAAGCCTAACTTGTTAAGCAAGGCACTCTGTAATTCTTTGCTCTGCATTATTTCTTTAAGTTTTCGCAACACATTGAAGCTTTCGGCATCAGGTTTCCTGGAATTTTCGTGTTCCGAAATCCCTATCAAGAAATAAGAAGAAACACATTAAAAATAAGCTAGATTTCAAGAATATCAAGAAAAATAAACTTACTATAAGATAAAAGAAAGTTTACAATGGAGAAGACGCAAAGATCGAGTTGAAGAACATGAATGAGTAATGAAATGATTGTTGCTTACCTGACACTGCAGAATTGAATGAAATAGAAAACATGATTGAAAACCTTAGTTTGCTTTTCTTCAAAGAGAAGGAGAAAGAGTGTCAGGAAGACTAGCAGAATATGGTGTGTGCCTTAAGTAGAAAATTTGTTACGTAAAAACCCAGTTCGCCAGTTCGCAACGTAATATTATGAATTATTCATAATATTTGACATTTCTGATTTGAAAATCCAATCATATTCTTTTTaagtatataatttataaaaaaattaatttacctcAACTCAATTATGATGATTTATAATCGCCCGTGGCGAATGAAAATATTTCATCAAGAGAGTAAGAGAGGGGTTTTATAGGAAATTACCAGGCAGTTACCAAGAGAATGTCTCAACCCTAGAAAGTGAAAGTGTTTACGTTATCAATGGCAGGGTAATTAAAAGATAAGTAGCAGTTCAAGAATTGTACAAACCAATTAGAACCAATTTCTGATGGCTTCTTATTTCATCATACAGAGGCAAAATTTGGCTTCATTAGGCCATAAGCTTAGCCGTATGTTATGCTTCACCTCGAAGCAACTGGTAAATTTAAGTTTGATCATACTATGAGTACAAATAGGAAGTAACTATTAAACCATTCACCAAAtcatagttataaaaaaattaagaaaattaaattatacatcTGAAATTTGTGAAAAGGtgataattatttatgaatAAGCTGAAGTTTATTACAATACACATGTATTGCTTATCCTTCATTTTGCTTTCAGGATATAAACAAGaggaagcaaaagaaaaaagacATCTTTGGAGGGTTTACAGTACAATCCCTCATCTCAAAAGTACGGAAAGACTGCCCAGTTCGCTTAATCAACTGGAACTTCAACCTCCATTTTTAAGCCGGAATTTCCAAAAACCTGTGTCACATGCACAGCAATGACCAAAAAACATATTAATGCGGAATagaaaaaactaactaaaattaaactataaccATGTTTAGAAAATTGATCATAGTATCCATCTATCTGTACAGAACCTCTTCCAGAAACAGGACCGAGGCTCATTGGGAAGTTAAAAGTATTCATTATGAGAAAACCAGAGCATTATTGACTTATTGTACAAAACAAAGTAGACTGGACAATAAAGGCAGAGCTACTGTTCAACTGGGATTAGTTGCACATAATTTGTAAAGGAAGCAAGACTGACTCCTGCTCATTTACTCGAGAAAAATAATGCAGAGAAATTGTTGGACCAGAAGGTTGATATCTAAGGTTTCATAGTGGTTCTGGTTCATAAGCTACTCGTTACTGATATAAAACTGTTTACATTCAAACTTAAACAGTATTGTTTGAGAAAATCACTAAACAGTTCTTCAACATGATGTTGCTAAATAGCTTTTAATGGCATTGATGATATTAAGGCTTTCCAAGTCCCACAAGAAGTCAGCATTTCTAAATATCTTGTGGCGTCAGAGAAGCATAGGTGCTGTTATACTCCTTAACTGTCCTATCTTGGGCTAATATAAACCGGCCAACAGCAATGTCCTCTAGAGTACAAAGTTACAAATAATACCGTACGTGTACGTTATAGTTTCTTCTCCAACATTCCACTTCCAGACCACTTAAATCAGATAACTGATTAAATCCTAGAGCTATCTCTCTTCAATTCACTCCTTTTTGTGGTAATTGGCAATGGATAAATAATGTTTAACATATTTAAGTCGGTACAGTAAACAATACAAAAGGAGTAAGTaaagtaaacattaaaaaaattagtacacAGAAAATGAAGGCACCTTGATAAAGTCATCTAGCATTAAGAAAGATTCTCTCGTATAACCGGCCTCCTTCAAAACTTGGCACAACACTTGCTGCAAGACAAAGAAAACAAGGTGTAATTTTTAAGCTCCTAAAACAACAATAGTGTGTGGATGAAAACTTGTGCGGTACTTCACTAACAATTATTGTAATAAAGAAGGAATTGAGAAATCCAAGGATTATAAGCAGTGGAGGAGAAACTATATTACTGGTTCATAGATGTGATATCAATTCTTTTGAAAATATTACATTTATGTGTAACCAACTTTTCCATCCCTCACAACATGCAAAGCTTACATCCATATGAAAACTTTCTTAACAAATAGGAAATCTCTTCATAATTGGTTTCATACTTTTATCAATTATCAAGTTTTATAATGAGTGAGTGATAGCTATGAAATTGAGATCTTATTATACCTTGCATTTGATCGCAAGTTACAACAATACGGTTACTGGTGAAACAGAAACTTCTTGATCATACCTCTCTTTGCTCATCAGACATGAAAGAACCAGACAAATCTTGAAGTACTTCTAATATGTCCTTGAAAGATACTTTTCCATTACCATCTGAGTCATATACCTTGAAAATAACTGAGGCCAGGaaagaataaattaataaagcaaACATCAGAACTTATTTTAATCCCGAATGGGATTATAGATTATTTACATAATTTACAATTTGAAGAATTAagaaagataataaaatattccagatTTTGCAATCAGCGTCATTAAACAAATATTAACCACGACAATCGTATTCAAATATAAAGACGAAATATAGTGTCCAATGCATCTATGAGTATAATATACAGGCTAAGCCAAGTAATTTCAGCCATCATCAGCTCATTAGTCTGTTTTGCACAGCAAAAATCTTactttttacataaaaatagaaactaagtaattcattcttcttcttttctattaaatattttgatgctaaaataaaaatatcgaGTTTTCATCCCACCAGAAACCTGATTGTCAAGTTTAGTGCAAGGACTACAAGGATAAAGACGCCAAAACACCGCAGAACTTCCATGTGACTCAATTCATAGTACTATAATTTTCAATCTTAATAACCTGATAATACTAATAGcaataaaagtcattttcatcTTTCTTATTTTAGTTTCACTTGTTTCTTGTACCTCTCTTTTACTGGAAATTAACCTCATCCATTTCCAAGCTTCATCATCAAGATGATTTAAGGTCAAATAATCCAAATAAAATCCAACAATGCATAGATATTATTTCACTCAAACACATTTACACTGAAAGCAACTATATAAGTGGTCTGCATATGTGCGAGAATGGAATGGAGCATCACTATTGTCCCAGTCAAAGCCCATAAGATCAATCTCAGTGAGTTTTCGGCCATCCTAATAACCCACACCACCAGTATTTATACGCAATCTCCCTTACTACAACAGATAAAGAAAATTACTAATCATAAATAGTAGAAATGTCACATTATCAGCCTGGTCAATACTTACGTCCTATTTTTTGTTCCGTACTTGCTTTAGCGCTAAATGCAGATAAGAAAGCCACAAAGTCCTTAAAATTCAAACCATCCACCATTTTAAGTAGCCTCTGCAATAACCAAAAAGTCACGCTTTCAAAATTCAACATATCATAAAGTTGAACTATTCCAAATTCCACGATAAATGCTCAACGCAAAAAATTACCTGACAAAGTGGATTCATCGCAAACTCAGGCACAGACAAGAATTCATCAGCGGAGATAAATCCTTTAGCATTACGATCTAGCTGGCAAAATCTTTCATATAAAGACACTATTTCTTGCTGAGAGACTGCATTTTGACACCACAAAACCGCATAACaaaaaactaaatcaataataaaaagaGGCAAAACTAGAAAAAGGATTGAAAAAATTAGGATGACTTACATAAATGATGACAGTGTCCTTGAACCTCTTCTATATCATACTGAGTGAGCACTGATGAGGTATTCCCCATTGAAATCACTTAACAACCAAGTCtacaaatttaattgaaaatgaaaattaccCATTAATCATTTGCTCAAAATTACCAATACCCATTTTTTTGGTAGACTCAACCCCCGAGCTGAAGCCCAGATCACTCTCAAACCCAAGATGTGGACCGCCCGCTAGACACATGCCTGGCAAATCCCGGCTATAATGGCGAGCAGCCAGTCCCAACCACTCTATCTTTTTAAAAGGGACTAGCCCGGGTTTAAACCGCGACCATGGCGCCCAGCTAGACTACTAGACCAAACCCGTGCGGGCTACCAATACtcattatcaaaatataaaaattaataaaattttgtaattaacGGTAATAACTGACACTATTAATGGCAATTCTACATCCACACTTATTCTAAATATATACACTTGAGATAAGTTCACATTTAATTCATTTACTGACATTCAGCATAAAAGACAATTAAATCAAGTGGAAAAAAGATAATTACTTTACTAAATTACTTCATTTTCTCGAGAACCAAAcagaaaaaataatgaaaacgACACGAACCTGAAAATCAGTAAAGCT
This window of the Mercurialis annua linkage group LG5, ddMerAnnu1.2, whole genome shotgun sequence genome carries:
- the LOC130015515 gene encoding probable CCR4-associated factor 1 homolog 11, coding for MPQKPVTIRQVWRNNLDYEISLIRSSLPYFCVVSLDTEYPGSVYKSTVEKEFLPLTSPQQIYHLMRRNVNDLKLLQLGLTLTDSNGLLPCFGTASCYTWQFNFGDFDLQHDLNNPESIKFLEKQGIDFQKFREKGIDSSEFARLLFTSELIMKYTNLIWITFQGSYDLGFLIKLLSNQKLPDEMGSFFGLVRHYLGYRVYDVKFMSYFNGLYGGLEKIANLLDVPRVAGKSHQAGSDSLLTLQCFMRLKNVYAIGNHSYYYTGSIKRHCNGYEGLMYRLYQQIVMHNLPSC
- the LOC126683180 gene encoding uncharacterized protein LOC126683180 isoform X1, giving the protein MFSISFNSAVSGISEHENSRKPDAESFNVLRKLKEIMQSKELQSALLNKLGFYSSEQNLSAVKDLKSSSSGRKAKRIDELKPVHEIPPIRKDVQRKLLTDSKASNSNELVNGKQVMESIENYQLRERLKFLEEESKILRQELVEQLEEREMLMNEIYQHFRVIYYFLQLENPEYAERFSDVSFNEDGGRGTGPAEVLPENQRTNITALKESPEE
- the LOC126683180 gene encoding uncharacterized protein LOC126683180 isoform X2 codes for the protein MGNTSSVLTQYDIEEVQGHCHHLFSQQEIVSLYERFCQLDRNAKGFISADEFLSVPEFAMNPLCQRLLKMVDGLNFKDFVAFLSAFSAKASTEQKIGLIFKVYDSDGNGKVSFKDILEVLQDLSGSFMSDEQREQVLCQVLKEAGYTRESFLMLDDFIKVFGNSGLKMEVEVPVD